A genomic stretch from Solanum stenotomum isolate F172 chromosome 8, ASM1918654v1, whole genome shotgun sequence includes:
- the LOC125874056 gene encoding uncharacterized protein LOC125874056 produces the protein MILFYPYLVEVMIRSSEAAAMKRRRLNVDSPTQGLVDADYIVLNVVKSKKNQGILKAGVKKEANLAPIVVDKSLKLLVKKNLIKKVANIQSKGSRDPYYMAVEFEPSDELTGGAWYSEGNLDKEFITVLRDTCLKVIQMLKVATAEGIHDFLKKRKVVECTSQQIAEILKSMVLDNAVIEVKSIGLGEYHSIPVGSVCYRTASGVALEADPKTIAPMASIPCGACSRINQCTPNGVISPQTCVYYTKWLNFEF, from the exons ATGAtattattttatccctatttaGTTGAAG TGATGATCCGATCAAGTGAAGCAGCCGCCATGAAGCGGAGAAGACTAAACGTGGATTCGCCTACTCAGGGACTTGTAGATGCTGACTATATAGTTCTCAATGTGGTGAAAAGTAAAAAGAATCAGGGTATCTTGAAGGCAGGGGTGAAAAAAGAGGCAAACCTAGCACCAATTGTTGTGGATAAATCCTTGAAGTTACTGGTGAAAaagaacttgataaaaaaagtCGCAAATATCCAAAGTAAGGGATCAAGGGATCCTTATTACATGGCTGTTGAGTTTGAACCTTCGGATGAACTGACTGGTGGTGCGTGGTACTCGGAGGGAAATCTTGACAAGGAATTCATCACAGTTCTTAGAGACACTTGCCTCAAGGTCATACAAATGCTGAAAGTTGCCACTGCAGAGGGAATCCACGATTtcttgaagaaaaggaaagttGTTGAGTGCACAAGTCAGCAAATCGCGGAAATATTGAAATCTATGGTTCTGGACAATGCTGTTATAGAGGTAAAGAGTATTGGATTGGGAGAATATCATTCTATTCCTGTTGGATCAGTATGTTATCGAACTGCAAGCGGAGTTGCTCTAGAGGCTGATCCAAAAACAATCGCGCCAATGGCTTCAATTCCATGTGGTGCTTGCTCTAGGATTAATCAATGTACACCAAATGGAGTTATATCCCCACAAACCTGTGTCTACTACACTAAATGGttgaactttgaattttga